Proteins encoded within one genomic window of Nitrospirota bacterium:
- a CDS encoding 3-isopropylmalate dehydratase: MKDIIRGKAYVLCNDIDTDQIIPAQHLVYSLSDHEERKMYGRFALSSVPDSLAGLPDGHIRFVKDDTFKSEFNIIIAGKNFGCGSSREHAPIALNIAGVEAVVAESYARIHYRNVVDGGFFIPFEINQHIYKEAKTGDDIEIDVKKGILKNLSQDKEYKLQPLGDVEAILRAGSIFEYARQEGMLK; this comes from the coding sequence ATGAAAGATATTATCAGGGGTAAAGCCTACGTTCTATGCAATGACATTGATACTGACCAGATTATTCCGGCACAGCATCTTGTGTACAGCCTGAGTGACCATGAAGAGAGGAAGATGTACGGACGGTTTGCATTATCAAGCGTCCCGGATTCTCTGGCCGGTCTGCCTGATGGACATATCAGGTTTGTTAAAGATGATACCTTTAAATCAGAGTTTAATATAATTATAGCCGGTAAGAATTTCGGATGCGGCTCATCGCGTGAACATGCACCGATTGCTTTGAACATAGCAGGGGTCGAGGCAGTTGTTGCTGAATCTTATGCAAGGATTCATTACAGAAACGTTGTTGACGGCGGTTTCTTTATCCCCTTTGAAATAAATCAGCATATTTATAAGGAAGCAAAAACAGGGGATGACATTGAAATTGATGTAAAGAAAGGCATCCTTAAAAACCTTTCACAGGACAAGGAATATAAACTTCAGCCATTGGGTGATGTAGAAGCAATACTGCGGGCCGGTAGTATATTTGAGTATGCCAGGCAAGAGGGGATGCTGAAGTAA
- a CDS encoding Ig-like domain-containing protein — protein MNLRNPLESLYNKKQLFISVVSILILLVSVVTGCATVEVNESNDGPYIVSTYPSSGDFNISRLTDISIRFSESMDTETQAEFRMLLSGSKVDGETRWMDSNTMLAFRPYKPLEANSLYQCILGIGKSKEGKGLRGAPYIWMFSTGN, from the coding sequence ATGAACTTACGTAATCCTCTGGAATCCTTGTACAATAAAAAACAACTTTTTATTTCAGTTGTAAGTATTCTTATACTACTTGTATCTGTTGTTACAGGCTGTGCAACTGTTGAGGTGAATGAGAGCAATGATGGTCCATATATAGTATCTACTTATCCTTCCTCAGGTGATTTTAATATATCAAGACTTACAGACATTAGTATAAGATTCAGTGAGTCAATGGACACAGAAACCCAGGCTGAATTCAGGATGTTATTAAGCGGTTCAAAGGTGGATGGTGAGACGAGGTGGATGGATTCAAATACCATGCTTGCATTCAGGCCGTACAAGCCTCTTGAGGCAAACAGCCTGTATCAGTGCATTTTAGGGATAGGGAAGTCTAAGGAAGGTAAGGGGCTAAGAGGGGCGCCGTATATATGGATGTTCAGCACCGGGAACTGA
- a CDS encoding aspartate-semialdehyde dehydrogenase gives MLKKDKYTVAVVGATGAVGKEMIQVLEERRFPVGKLRLFASMRSAGDSLSYRDEDHRVELLQDNSFEGVDIALFSAGEKISLEFAPKAVESGAIVIDNSSAFRMTPEVPLVVPEVNPDAVKQHKGIIANPNCSTIQMVVALKPLHEKATIKRVVVTTFQSVSGKGKEAMDELFEQTKAIVSFQDPVIEVFPYQIAFNCLPHIDVFLDNGYTKEEMKMVNETKKILEDDSIRVTATTVRVPVYICHSEAVNVETEEKITANEARALLSETPGIIVFDDPQKNIYPVPLEVSGKDEVYVGRIREDESIENGLNLWVVADNLRKGAATNAVQIAELLIKP, from the coding sequence ATGCTAAAAAAAGATAAATATACTGTGGCGGTTGTCGGGGCTACCGGTGCGGTGGGGAAGGAGATGATTCAGGTTCTGGAGGAGAGGCGGTTTCCGGTTGGGAAACTCAGGCTGTTTGCCTCTATGAGATCTGCAGGGGATTCCCTTTCATATAGGGACGAAGACCATAGGGTGGAACTGCTTCAGGATAATTCATTTGAGGGTGTGGATATTGCATTATTTTCTGCAGGGGAAAAGATTAGTCTTGAGTTTGCACCAAAGGCAGTGGAGAGCGGGGCAATTGTTATTGATAATAGTTCTGCCTTCCGTATGACACCTGAAGTGCCTTTAGTTGTTCCTGAGGTTAATCCTGATGCAGTTAAACAACATAAAGGCATAATAGCGAACCCCAACTGTTCAACCATTCAAATGGTGGTTGCCTTAAAACCTTTGCATGAAAAGGCAACAATAAAAAGGGTTGTTGTCACCACATTTCAATCTGTATCAGGAAAAGGGAAAGAGGCGATGGATGAACTATTTGAACAGACAAAGGCGATCGTGAGTTTTCAGGATCCTGTAATTGAAGTCTTCCCCTATCAGATTGCATTCAACTGTCTTCCGCACATAGATGTATTTCTTGACAACGGCTATACAAAGGAAGAGATGAAGATGGTCAATGAGACAAAGAAGATATTGGAAGATGACAGCATAAGGGTTACAGCAACAACGGTCCGTGTGCCGGTATACATTTGTCATTCAGAGGCCGTAAATGTTGAGACAGAAGAAAAGATAACTGCAAATGAGGCAAGGGCATTATTGTCCGAAACACCAGGAATAATTGTCTTCGATGACCCACAGAAAAATATTTACCCGGTACCTCTTGAAGTATCAGGAAAAGACGAGGTATACGTCGGCAGAATACGAGAAGATGAATCAATAGAGAACGGATTAAACCTCTGGGTCGTTGCGGACAACCTGAGAAAAGGCGCCGCCACAAATGCGGTTCAGATTGCCGAATTGTTGATAAAACCATGA
- the leuB gene encoding 3-isopropylmalate dehydrogenase gives MTTTYKIAVFPGDGIGREIVPQAVRVLKAISNKYNINLELQEALVGGSAIDAYGIPLPEESLNIALHSDAVLLGAVGGPKWEGLDYSIRPERALLGLREKLGLFANLRPARLFSSLADASTLKRSVIDGIDIVVIRELTGGIYFGKPRGIEKIDGEERGINTEVYTTHEIERIARLGFQVAKSRRGKLCSVDKANVLESSELWRRVVIGIHKEYEEVELSHIYVDNCAMQLIRNPRQFDVILTSNMFGDILSDEAAMLTGSIGMLPSASIGGETGMYEPIHGSAPDIAGQDKANPIATILSVGMMLKYSFGLDIAYEEIESAVNRVLEKGYRTADIYSEGAQDTRLVGTIEMTDIILNELT, from the coding sequence ATGACTACTACTTACAAGATAGCGGTTTTTCCGGGTGATGGGATTGGGAGGGAGATTGTTCCTCAGGCGGTCAGGGTTCTAAAGGCCATCAGTAATAAGTATAATATTAATCTTGAATTGCAGGAGGCATTGGTCGGGGGCAGTGCGATTGATGCGTACGGGATACCTCTGCCGGAGGAGTCGCTGAATATTGCACTTCACAGCGATGCAGTATTGCTTGGTGCTGTAGGGGGGCCAAAATGGGAGGGGTTAGATTATTCCATCAGGCCTGAAAGGGCATTGCTTGGACTAAGGGAGAAGCTCGGATTATTTGCGAATCTGAGACCGGCAAGGCTCTTCTCATCTCTTGCTGATGCTTCTACACTAAAGAGGTCAGTAATAGACGGTATTGATATAGTAGTTATAAGAGAATTAACCGGCGGGATATACTTTGGTAAGCCGAGGGGTATAGAAAAGATTGATGGAGAGGAAAGGGGTATAAATACAGAGGTATATACAACCCATGAAATTGAACGTATTGCAAGGCTTGGCTTCCAGGTTGCAAAAAGCAGGCGCGGTAAATTATGCTCTGTTGATAAGGCAAATGTACTGGAGTCTTCAGAGCTTTGGAGAAGGGTGGTAATCGGCATACACAAGGAATATGAAGAGGTGGAGTTGTCTCATATATATGTAGATAATTGTGCCATGCAGTTGATAAGGAATCCACGGCAATTCGATGTCATATTAACCAGCAATATGTTCGGCGATATCCTGAGTGATGAGGCGGCTATGCTTACAGGGTCAATCGGTATGCTTCCATCTGCAAGTATCGGCGGTGAGACAGGGATGTACGAACCTATTCATGGGAGCGCCCCGGATATTGCCGGTCAGGACAAGGCAAATCCAATTGCCACAATACTCTCAGTGGGGATGATGTTGAAATATTCATTCGGCCTGGACATTGCTTATGAGGAGATTGAGTCTGCTGTTAACAGGGTTCTGGAAAAAGGCTATCGTACTGCAGACATATATTCTGAGGGGGCGCAGGATACCCGGCTTGTCGGCACAATTGAGATGACAGATATTATTCTAAATGAACTTACGTAA
- a CDS encoding 3-isopropylmalate dehydratase large subunit, with translation MPMTLTEKILARHAHRDSVKPGDNVWVDVDVLMTHDVCGPGTIEIFRREFGAGAKVWDRERVVIIPDHYIFTEDVYARRNIDILREFAIEQGIKNFYDVGSPNYKGVCHVALSEEGHTRPGEVLFGTDSHTCTAGAFGEFATGIGNTDAAFILGTGKLWVKVPPTMRFVFEGEIPPYLMAKDLILHIIGDIGVDGATYKAMEFAGEGISGLSVEERMTICNMAIEAGGKNGIIAPDDKAVAFVKQRTKIPFQPLYGDANAVYESVKVYKMKDLEPVVAKPHSPDNKALVREVKGTRVDRCYIGSCTGGKLEDFMAAARIFKRNNAKVETYIVPSTTEVERRLKEEKIDGETLYSIFQRAGVKISDNASCAACLGGPPDTFGRLSGDEVCISTTNRNFPGRMGSKGSQVYLASPLTVAASAVRGVITDPREFV, from the coding sequence ATGCCAATGACTTTAACAGAAAAAATATTAGCGAGACATGCACACAGAGACAGTGTAAAACCCGGAGATAATGTATGGGTTGATGTAGATGTCCTTATGACCCATGATGTCTGCGGCCCGGGCACGATAGAGATTTTTAGACGTGAATTCGGGGCAGGGGCAAAGGTTTGGGATCGTGAACGGGTTGTAATTATCCCTGACCACTACATTTTTACGGAAGATGTTTATGCAAGAAGAAATATAGATATCCTGCGTGAGTTTGCAATAGAACAGGGGATTAAAAACTTCTATGACGTGGGTTCTCCTAATTATAAGGGAGTTTGTCATGTAGCCCTATCAGAGGAAGGGCATACAAGACCCGGTGAAGTCCTGTTCGGTACTGACTCTCACACATGCACGGCAGGTGCATTCGGTGAATTTGCAACAGGCATAGGAAATACTGATGCCGCCTTTATCCTTGGAACCGGTAAGCTCTGGGTTAAGGTGCCTCCGACAATGAGATTTGTGTTTGAAGGAGAGATACCGCCGTATCTGATGGCAAAGGATTTGATACTCCATATTATCGGCGATATTGGTGTGGATGGAGCAACTTATAAGGCAATGGAATTTGCAGGAGAGGGGATTTCAGGACTCTCAGTAGAAGAACGTATGACGATCTGCAATATGGCCATCGAGGCAGGTGGAAAGAACGGGATAATTGCACCTGATGACAAGGCTGTTGCCTTTGTGAAGCAGAGGACAAAAATACCTTTTCAGCCGCTTTATGGAGATGCTAATGCAGTTTATGAATCTGTAAAGGTTTATAAGATGAAAGACCTTGAACCTGTTGTTGCAAAACCCCATTCACCTGATAACAAGGCCCTTGTTAGAGAGGTAAAAGGTACCAGGGTTGACAGGTGTTATATCGGTTCCTGTACCGGAGGGAAGTTAGAGGACTTCATGGCTGCTGCAAGGATATTTAAGAGGAACAATGCAAAAGTGGAGACATATATAGTACCATCAACCACAGAGGTCGAAAGGCGTTTAAAAGAGGAAAAGATTGATGGAGAAACCCTCTATTCTATCTTCCAGAGGGCGGGAGTAAAGATTTCTGATAATGCATCCTGTGCCGCATGTCTCGGCGGACCGCCGGACACCTTTGGACGGCTCAGCGGGGATGAGGTATGTATCTCTACAACCAACAGAAATTTCCCCGGCAGAATGGGTTCAAAAGGTTCTCAGGTATACCTTGCATCACCACTGACAGTAGCAGCATCAGCAGTCAGGGGTGTGATAACAGACCCGCGGGAGTTTGTGTGA